A section of the Phycisphaerales bacterium genome encodes:
- a CDS encoding bifunctional DNA primase/polymerase, giving the protein MTQNGALVHDGMSRLDAARAYTARGYRCVPIPLRKKGPVDAGWPDLRLDDADLPQHFSGRGNIGLLLGGPSGGLTDVDLDCAAARELAPQYLPPTLAITGRASAPNSHWWYRCPGAVTRKHYFPGTKKMIAEIRSTGCQTVVGPSIHPSGEAYEWLTGEPARVEHDVLSKAVEALAAAVIAQTGEKAPSPAQPAPRRAAVASDDSLLRRAAAYLDAMPPAISGQGGHDSTYAAATVLVHGFGLDPEMALQLLLERYNPRCQPPWTERELRHKVEDAATKPHELPYGWLRDAPRQVAPDRAHSDAGCTPNGSVRGEGLRTEPDESEASPEMPGEGAGLVPLGQRDPESGRLVLSPRRTLPTAEAFVREFHQHAEGRTVHAYGGLIMLWRDNRYSQVEDEYLKHVLQPWLHKALRYVYNKQTKLMEFADFESNPTSVKQALDSIRTHVHLPASTISPSWLDRRSDRLPALEILPCKSLSVHIPTGCILAPTPALFTINALDFDYEPDPEPPERWIKFMEQLFGDDLESMELLQEWMGYCLTSDTSQQKMLLLVGPRRSGKGTIGRILRHMIGHGNVVGPTTSGLAGNFGLQPLIGKSLAIVSDARFGGENISIVVERLLCISGEDTLSVDRKFLGSISMKLPTRFMFLTNELPRLNDASTALAGRFLVLRLTNSFYGQEDPTLTDQLSTELPGILLWAIEGWKRLNARGRFVQPESVADAIRDLEDLASPVGAFVRECCTVAPGCRAWVDDLYKAWQGWCERDGRHVVSSKMSFGRDLAAAVPGITRRRGAGDVPFYEGISLEGSVQ; this is encoded by the coding sequence GTGACACAGAACGGCGCATTGGTCCACGACGGCATGAGCCGGCTCGACGCCGCCCGCGCCTACACGGCCCGTGGTTATCGCTGCGTGCCGATCCCGCTGCGCAAGAAGGGGCCGGTCGATGCCGGGTGGCCGGACTTGCGTCTCGATGACGCCGACCTGCCGCAGCACTTCAGCGGCCGCGGCAATATCGGGCTGCTGCTGGGCGGTCCAAGCGGCGGACTCACCGACGTCGATCTCGATTGCGCGGCAGCGAGAGAACTAGCGCCTCAATACCTGCCGCCGACGCTCGCAATCACCGGCCGCGCCAGCGCGCCCAACTCGCATTGGTGGTACCGATGCCCGGGCGCGGTGACCAGAAAGCACTACTTTCCCGGCACGAAGAAGATGATTGCCGAGATCCGCAGCACCGGGTGCCAGACCGTAGTCGGGCCGAGCATCCATCCGTCGGGCGAGGCGTACGAGTGGCTGACTGGTGAGCCTGCGAGAGTCGAGCATGACGTGCTCTCCAAGGCGGTCGAGGCCTTGGCCGCTGCGGTGATTGCGCAAACTGGTGAGAAGGCACCCTCGCCCGCGCAACCTGCGCCCCGTCGTGCTGCCGTTGCCTCCGACGACTCACTTCTCCGCCGCGCCGCGGCGTATCTCGATGCCATGCCACCAGCCATTTCGGGACAGGGCGGCCATGATTCGACCTATGCCGCCGCAACTGTTTTGGTGCATGGCTTCGGCCTCGATCCGGAGATGGCGCTGCAACTGCTGCTCGAACGCTACAACCCGCGCTGTCAACCGCCGTGGACGGAGAGGGAACTGAGACACAAGGTGGAAGACGCAGCGACCAAGCCGCATGAGTTGCCGTACGGCTGGCTGCGGGATGCGCCGCGGCAGGTCGCGCCGGACCGCGCGCACTCCGACGCCGGCTGCACACCCAACGGCAGCGTAAGAGGCGAGGGCCTGCGCACCGAGCCTGACGAGTCGGAAGCAAGTCCCGAGATGCCCGGAGAAGGTGCGGGACTGGTCCCCCTCGGTCAGCGCGACCCCGAATCCGGGCGGCTCGTTCTTTCGCCCAGGCGCACCCTGCCCACTGCCGAGGCGTTCGTCCGCGAGTTTCACCAGCACGCCGAGGGCCGCACGGTACACGCCTACGGCGGACTGATCATGCTTTGGCGCGACAACCGCTATAGCCAGGTCGAAGATGAATACCTCAAGCACGTGCTCCAGCCGTGGTTGCACAAGGCGCTGCGCTACGTGTACAACAAACAGACGAAGTTGATGGAGTTTGCGGACTTCGAATCCAACCCCACATCGGTCAAGCAAGCCCTCGACAGCATCCGTACGCACGTCCATCTGCCTGCCTCGACGATCTCGCCATCATGGCTCGACCGCCGCAGCGATCGGCTTCCGGCACTGGAGATTTTGCCGTGCAAGTCGCTGAGTGTGCACATCCCGACCGGGTGCATCCTCGCGCCGACGCCGGCGCTCTTCACGATCAACGCGCTCGATTTCGACTACGAACCCGATCCCGAGCCGCCCGAGCGGTGGATCAAGTTCATGGAGCAACTGTTCGGTGATGACCTCGAATCGATGGAACTGCTCCAGGAGTGGATGGGATACTGCCTCACGAGCGACACCTCCCAACAGAAGATGCTACTACTCGTCGGACCTCGCCGCTCAGGCAAGGGGACGATCGGACGCATCCTCCGTCACATGATTGGTCACGGCAACGTCGTCGGGCCGACAACGAGCGGGCTCGCCGGCAACTTCGGACTGCAACCCCTGATCGGCAAATCTCTCGCGATCGTCAGCGATGCCCGCTTCGGCGGTGAGAACATCAGCATCGTGGTCGAGCGACTGCTGTGCATCTCGGGCGAGGACACGCTCAGCGTTGATCGCAAGTTCCTCGGCTCCATCAGCATGAAGCTCCCGACGAGGTTCATGTTCCTCACGAACGAACTGCCGCGTCTCAACGACGCCAGCACCGCGCTGGCCGGTCGATTCCTCGTGCTGAGGCTGACCAACTCCTTCTATGGCCAGGAAGACCCGACGCTCACCGATCAACTCAGCACCGAATTGCCGGGCATCCTGCTGTGGGCCATCGAAGGTTGGAAGCGACTCAACGCACGCGGCCGGTTCGTGCAGCCGGAAAGCGTCGCCGACGCCATCCGCGATCTCGAGGACCTCGCGTCGCCGGTCGGCGCCTTCGTCCGCGAGTGCTGCACCGTCGCACCCGGTTGCCGCGCATGGGTGGATGACCTCTACAAAGCGTGGCAGGGGTGGTGCGAGCGCGACGGCCGCCACGTCGTCAGCAGCAAGATGTCATTTGGCCGAGACCTGGCGGCCGCCGTTCCGGGGATCACGCGGCGTCGTGGTGCCGGCGATGTCCCGTTCTACGAGGGAATCAGCCTCGAAGGGAGTGTTCAGTGA
- a CDS encoding recombinase family protein: MSQRAKSRPVNRCAIYTRKSSEEGLEQEFNSLDAQREAGEAYVKSQTAEGWTCLPDRYDDGGYTGGNMERPALQRLMKDIEAGRVDTVVVYKVDRLSRSLLDFARMMQVFESRSVSFVSVTQSFNTSDSMGRLMLNVLLSFAQFEREIISERTRDKMAAARRKGKWVGGRPILGYDVDPNGFRLVINEPEAKRVRAIFELYLKHESLIPTVRALNERGWLTKQWTSRKGKALGGRPFEKGSLYALLTNVAYLGKIRFKDELYEGEHQGIIDADVWQKAQHLLTRNGRTGGSIVRNKYGAILKGLLHCTACRRTMGHSYSCKKGRVAYRYYVCNGAARRGWDSCPSKSIPAAEIERIVVDQVRAIGKNRRLIEATLRHARQKTDDARGELLKEQTALDRQMRRHHAEVGKLAADAANRNGGTAARLGDLHERIRSGEERLAQIRSDIQAQEANRIDENAVRQALTEFDAVWENLAPKEQARVLRLLIERVEYDGAKGKVAITFRPGGPTAPAGAGNHEEAA; encoded by the coding sequence ATGAGCCAGCGCGCCAAGTCCAGGCCGGTCAACCGCTGCGCCATCTACACCCGCAAGTCCAGCGAGGAAGGGCTCGAGCAGGAGTTCAACAGCCTCGATGCCCAGCGCGAGGCGGGCGAAGCCTACGTCAAGAGCCAGACGGCGGAGGGCTGGACCTGCCTCCCCGACCGCTACGACGACGGCGGCTACACCGGCGGCAACATGGAGCGGCCCGCCCTCCAGCGCCTCATGAAGGACATCGAGGCTGGCCGCGTGGACACGGTCGTGGTCTACAAGGTTGATCGCCTCAGCCGGTCCTTGCTCGACTTCGCGCGGATGATGCAGGTGTTCGAGAGCCGCAGCGTGTCGTTCGTGAGCGTGACGCAGTCGTTCAACACCAGCGACTCGATGGGTCGGCTCATGCTCAACGTGCTGCTCTCGTTCGCCCAGTTCGAGCGCGAGATTATCAGCGAGCGCACTCGCGACAAAATGGCCGCCGCACGCCGCAAGGGCAAATGGGTGGGTGGACGACCCATTCTCGGCTACGACGTCGATCCCAATGGGTTCCGCCTGGTCATCAACGAACCGGAAGCCAAACGCGTCCGCGCCATCTTCGAGTTGTACCTCAAGCACGAATCGCTCATCCCGACGGTGCGGGCGCTCAACGAGCGCGGCTGGCTGACCAAGCAGTGGACCTCGCGCAAGGGCAAGGCGCTCGGCGGCCGCCCGTTCGAGAAGGGCAGCCTCTACGCACTGCTCACCAACGTCGCGTACCTCGGCAAGATCAGGTTCAAGGACGAACTCTACGAAGGCGAGCACCAGGGCATCATCGATGCCGACGTGTGGCAGAAGGCGCAGCACCTGCTCACCCGCAACGGTCGCACCGGCGGCTCGATCGTGCGCAACAAGTACGGCGCGATCCTGAAGGGACTACTCCACTGCACCGCGTGCCGGCGGACGATGGGCCATTCTTATTCGTGCAAGAAGGGCCGCGTCGCCTATCGCTACTACGTGTGCAACGGCGCGGCCAGACGCGGCTGGGATTCGTGCCCGTCGAAATCCATCCCGGCCGCGGAGATCGAGCGCATCGTCGTCGATCAGGTGCGAGCGATCGGAAAGAACCGGAGGCTCATCGAAGCCACGCTCCGCCACGCTCGCCAGAAGACCGACGACGCCAGAGGAGAACTGCTCAAGGAGCAGACGGCCCTGGACCGCCAGATGAGGCGACATCACGCCGAGGTGGGCAAACTCGCGGCCGACGCGGCAAACCGCAACGGCGGTACGGCAGCGCGCCTCGGCGACCTGCATGAGCGCATCCGCAGTGGCGAGGAGCGGCTGGCGCAGATCCGCAGTGATATTCAGGCGCAGGAAGCGAATCGCATCGACGAGAACGCGGTGCGCCAGGCGCTGACGGAGTTCGATGCGGTGTGGGAGAACCTCGCGCCCAAGGAGCAGGCCCGCGTGCTGCGCCTGCTGATCGAGCGCGTCGAGTACGACGGCGCGAAAGGAAAGGTGGCGATCACGTTCAGACCCGGCGGACCCACGGCGCCGGCCGGCGCCGGCAACCATGAGGAGGCGGCATGA
- a CDS encoding TolC family protein, with amino-acid sequence MIIRSLTGRRSNRFLCCCVFAATAPFFSGGCQTSPPPDPEAEAAITEAVNLDVAIEFRTEGGPLDESESADTLSIGEAVQRAVSTDPGLQAALARVRIALADSDQARLLPNPVLNIVLKWGAGTTVVEASLAQDFIAALQIPRRSSAADNRLMKAAADAVTVALDSAAEVQEAYVEAQATDRLIPILETRLGLLRKIESVARDRLEAGEGIRGDLTTLEAQRVELEVEIADAQLQQRQQRLRLARLVGEPSGAAAWVLDSWTAPAPRTEIESRWVEVALAHRPEIQAIGWQLSALGDEQALARLFPWEGAEAGIEVERDGEWIAGPAVALPMPVFDMGQARRARLSAEQIEARHDLTLARRMVVEEVRSAYEALAANAANLDRIRGELIPLQVQRRQQAEDVYRAGQTDVTPLFLAEQELRSTQARAIEIERQTAIALIRLQRAVGGSGVVRATGVSAESRTTESAAALQNQ; translated from the coding sequence ATGATCATTCGTTCGCTCACCGGACGGCGGTCGAACCGCTTCCTTTGCTGCTGTGTCTTTGCAGCAACTGCGCCATTCTTCTCAGGGGGTTGTCAAACATCGCCGCCGCCTGATCCCGAGGCGGAAGCGGCCATCACTGAGGCCGTCAACCTGGACGTCGCCATCGAATTCCGGACCGAAGGCGGGCCGCTGGATGAATCGGAATCAGCCGACACACTATCGATCGGCGAGGCGGTGCAGCGCGCCGTGAGCACCGATCCAGGACTTCAGGCCGCGCTGGCGCGCGTTCGAATTGCCTTGGCCGATTCCGACCAGGCGCGGCTCCTTCCCAACCCTGTTCTCAACATCGTGCTCAAGTGGGGCGCCGGGACGACCGTTGTGGAGGCATCGCTGGCGCAGGACTTCATCGCCGCTCTCCAGATTCCGCGTCGATCCAGTGCTGCGGACAACCGGCTGATGAAAGCAGCGGCGGATGCCGTGACGGTCGCACTGGATTCCGCTGCGGAAGTGCAGGAAGCGTATGTGGAGGCGCAAGCGACTGATCGGCTGATCCCGATCCTCGAGACTCGCCTGGGCCTGCTCCGGAAGATCGAATCGGTGGCGCGCGACCGGCTTGAAGCTGGCGAAGGCATCCGCGGCGACCTGACGACGCTTGAAGCGCAGCGTGTGGAACTGGAAGTGGAGATCGCCGACGCACAGTTGCAACAACGCCAGCAGCGGCTACGACTGGCGAGGCTCGTCGGCGAGCCATCAGGGGCGGCTGCATGGGTGCTGGATTCGTGGACTGCTCCAGCGCCTCGCACCGAGATCGAATCGCGGTGGGTCGAGGTGGCGCTGGCGCATCGCCCTGAGATTCAGGCCATCGGGTGGCAACTCTCAGCGCTGGGCGACGAACAGGCCTTGGCGCGCCTTTTCCCCTGGGAGGGCGCCGAAGCGGGGATTGAGGTTGAACGGGATGGGGAGTGGATCGCCGGACCCGCGGTCGCGCTTCCGATGCCTGTCTTTGACATGGGACAGGCGCGCCGGGCCCGCCTCAGTGCCGAGCAGATCGAAGCGCGGCACGACCTCACCCTCGCAAGACGAATGGTCGTCGAAGAGGTGCGCAGCGCCTACGAGGCGCTCGCCGCCAACGCCGCCAACCTTGATCGCATTCGCGGCGAACTGATCCCGCTTCAAGTGCAGCGCCGTCAGCAGGCGGAAGATGTCTACCGGGCAGGGCAGACGGATGTCACGCCGCTATTTCTCGCCGAACAGGAACTCCGCTCGACGCAGGCGAGAGCGATCGAGATTGAACGGCAAACCGCGATCGCACTGATCCGTCTGCAGCGCGCCGTCGGCGGATCTGGTGTTGTCAGGGCGACCGGTGTGAGCGCCGAATCACGCACCACTGAGTCAGCGGCCGCGCTGCAGAACCAATAG
- a CDS encoding efflux RND transporter periplasmic adaptor subunit, which produces MKSKRSTNARSMSHVVAVVVFFCAVCIAGCDRSSHSEGDGHDHGESTAGDQHAPHDSGHGHDHGSPSVGTPEQATDEGDEHAHSAAEEGAHLDEVTLAADAVDRYGITIARAQTRILEHTFVAPARVGFNIEAMAHVGSPLSGRAVEIKVRLGSLVSEGDDLVIVESPELGQAQSDFLIKRAAAQAAVPAVELAKTAWDRALGLYEKSEGIALTEVQRREGEYKAALAVQQSAQAAATAAENYLHILGMKQREVEALILSGEIDPRFTIHAPLAGQVVEREVTLGELVSPDREKLLVIADTRVLWVLADVPEARVHEVQVGARAWVTVGTVGSQAYEGQVAFISPLVDPTTRTAQVRIEVPASEVALKPGMFAQVEIVSTGSGGEMPAAVIAVPEEAIQVVEGGPAVFVPVEGEANTFAKRAVSIGRTVGGLVPIHSGLADGESFVASGSFILKAELGKGSAAHEH; this is translated from the coding sequence ATGAAGTCGAAGCGTTCAACCAATGCCCGTTCCATGTCCCATGTCGTCGCGGTCGTCGTCTTCTTTTGTGCTGTCTGCATCGCGGGATGCGATCGATCCAGCCACTCCGAGGGTGACGGCCACGATCACGGGGAATCGACGGCTGGCGATCAGCATGCGCCGCACGACAGCGGACATGGGCACGATCACGGCTCACCGAGCGTCGGCACCCCCGAGCAGGCAACGGATGAAGGAGATGAACATGCCCACTCAGCAGCGGAAGAGGGAGCACACCTCGATGAGGTCACTCTCGCCGCCGACGCGGTTGATCGCTATGGCATCACGATCGCGCGGGCTCAGACCAGAATTCTCGAGCACACGTTCGTCGCCCCGGCGCGCGTAGGTTTCAACATCGAGGCGATGGCGCACGTCGGTTCACCGCTTTCCGGCCGAGCGGTGGAGATCAAAGTCCGGTTAGGCAGCCTCGTCAGCGAGGGAGATGACCTGGTCATCGTCGAGAGTCCGGAGTTGGGGCAGGCACAGAGCGACTTTCTGATCAAGCGCGCGGCAGCGCAAGCCGCTGTTCCAGCGGTGGAGCTAGCGAAAACCGCATGGGATAGAGCGCTCGGCCTGTACGAGAAGTCCGAGGGTATTGCGCTGACGGAAGTCCAGCGTCGCGAGGGCGAATACAAGGCGGCTCTGGCGGTTCAGCAGTCCGCGCAGGCAGCGGCGACCGCCGCGGAGAACTACCTTCACATTCTCGGAATGAAGCAGCGAGAGGTGGAGGCGCTCATTCTGAGCGGCGAAATCGATCCCCGGTTCACCATTCATGCGCCGCTGGCCGGACAGGTTGTCGAGCGCGAGGTCACACTCGGTGAGCTCGTCAGCCCGGATCGCGAGAAGCTCCTCGTCATCGCCGACACTCGGGTGCTCTGGGTTCTCGCCGATGTGCCCGAAGCGCGCGTGCATGAGGTTCAGGTCGGTGCGAGGGCGTGGGTCACGGTCGGAACTGTCGGCAGTCAGGCCTACGAGGGGCAGGTGGCATTCATTTCGCCCCTGGTCGATCCAACGACGCGGACGGCGCAGGTTCGGATTGAAGTGCCGGCGTCTGAGGTTGCCCTCAAGCCCGGCATGTTCGCGCAGGTCGAGATCGTCTCGACGGGAAGCGGCGGCGAAATGCCCGCCGCCGTGATCGCAGTCCCCGAGGAAGCCATCCAGGTTGTCGAAGGCGGCCCGGCGGTGTTCGTCCCGGTCGAGGGTGAAGCGAACACCTTCGCTAAGCGCGCGGTGAGCATTGGCCGGACCGTCGGCGGACTGGTGCCGATTCACTCGGGCCTCGCGGATGGTGAGTCGTTCGTTGCCTCCGGGAGTTTCATCCTCAAGGCTGAGTTGGGCAAGGGAAGCGCCGCCCACGAGCACTGA
- a CDS encoding CusA/CzcA family heavy metal efflux RND transporter: MLESILHFSIKNRWLIVLLTTVVAAIGVFSLKRLPIDAVPDITNNQVQINAVAPSLSPIEVEKQVTFPIENALAGIPGLQSTRSLSRNGFSQVTAVFDDAINIYFARQQVTERLGEAKESLPKGVEPIMGPIATGLGEVYMWTIAYEHPHGVGATISDGKPGWQSDGSYLTPEGRRLTNDLERSSYLREVQDWIIRPQLKSVKHVAGVDAIGGYVKQYHVQPDPMKLVSYGLSFAEVIEAIERNNVSTGAGYVEHKGESYLVRATGRIENIEQLESIVVGTRNGVPIYIRDVAVPGGVAIGRELRTGSASENGEEVVVGTAIMLIGANSRTVAAAVDAKMTEVSRSLPPGIVVQPVLNRTKLVDATIHTVQKNLLEGAVLVIIVLLLLLGNFRAAIICALAIPLSMLMAATGMVQNDVSGNLMSLGAIDFGLIVDGAVIIVENCLRRLAERQHHEGRLLTLQERLHEVMVAAKEMIQPSVYGQAIIITVYVPILALTGVEGKMFQPMALTVIFALVSAFILSLTFVPAMVAILICGRVQEKEMFLIRWAKAAYGPVLGAAIRLRWIVAVAAVVAFAASAILFTRLGQEFVPTLDEKDIAMHAMRIPSTSLTQSQAMQFDVERVVSQFPEVAFVFSKTGTAEMATDPMPPNVSDTFIIFKPEDQWRSEAELDRLIGERLAAGGAADSHNAQAGEDEGEHEEVRLEGHKGKLQRLLDLTLQAVPGNNYEFTQPIQMRFNELISGVRGDIAVKVYGDDFDRMRETAQAILEALQSVPGAADAKVEQTEGLPVMTVDIDRSAIARYGLSVADVQAVVAVAMGGAEAGLVFEGDRRFDLVVRLPDAIRGRIDILERLPIPLPGGPEALQTVQLASATAGLNGVTQEEMGFIPLGDVAMIEVAEGTNQISRENGKRRIVVQCNVRGRDLGSFVREAQAKVANVPLPSGGWLDWGGQYENLVAAKQRLSIVVPICFFLIFLLLFSTFKSVKYALLVFSAVPLGLTGGILALWLRGMPFSISAAVGFIALSGVAVLNGLVMVTFINQLREEGLDRDAAIVRGCLTRLRPVLMTALVASLGFVPMALATSTGAEVQRPLATVVIGGLTSSTLLTLLVLPALYRIFTGWDPTGHPLPVTQPWEDPHRGPLEVQSSQGGSAGSGEVKRR, encoded by the coding sequence ATGCTCGAATCCATCCTCCACTTTTCGATCAAGAACCGCTGGCTGATCGTTCTGCTCACCACAGTCGTCGCGGCGATCGGCGTGTTCTCGCTCAAGCGGCTTCCTATCGATGCCGTCCCAGACATCACGAACAATCAGGTGCAGATCAACGCGGTGGCGCCCTCGCTCTCGCCCATTGAGGTGGAGAAGCAGGTCACGTTTCCCATTGAAAACGCTCTGGCGGGAATCCCCGGGTTGCAGTCGACCCGGTCGCTGTCTCGCAACGGCTTCTCACAGGTGACTGCGGTCTTTGACGATGCGATTAACATTTACTTTGCGCGTCAGCAGGTGACCGAACGGCTTGGAGAAGCCAAGGAATCATTACCCAAGGGCGTCGAGCCGATCATGGGCCCGATCGCCACGGGCCTGGGCGAAGTCTACATGTGGACCATCGCCTACGAGCATCCGCACGGTGTAGGCGCGACGATCTCCGACGGGAAACCCGGTTGGCAGAGTGACGGATCCTACCTCACACCGGAGGGGCGGCGCCTCACGAATGATCTGGAGCGATCTTCCTATCTGCGCGAGGTTCAGGACTGGATCATTCGCCCGCAACTCAAGAGCGTAAAGCACGTCGCGGGGGTTGATGCCATCGGCGGATACGTGAAGCAATACCACGTCCAGCCCGATCCCATGAAACTGGTCTCGTATGGTCTGAGTTTCGCCGAAGTCATCGAAGCGATCGAGAGGAACAACGTCTCGACGGGCGCCGGTTACGTTGAGCACAAAGGCGAGTCGTATCTGGTGCGCGCCACGGGCCGTATTGAAAACATCGAGCAGTTGGAGTCCATCGTCGTCGGCACGCGCAACGGCGTCCCGATCTACATTCGCGATGTCGCTGTGCCCGGCGGCGTCGCGATCGGGCGGGAACTGCGGACCGGTTCGGCAAGCGAGAACGGCGAAGAGGTTGTCGTCGGTACGGCGATCATGCTCATCGGCGCCAACAGCCGAACCGTTGCGGCGGCGGTCGATGCAAAGATGACCGAGGTCAGTCGCAGTCTCCCGCCGGGAATCGTCGTTCAACCGGTTCTCAATCGCACCAAGCTCGTCGACGCGACGATCCACACGGTTCAGAAGAACCTGCTGGAGGGCGCCGTTCTGGTCATCATCGTGCTGCTCCTGCTCCTGGGAAACTTCCGCGCCGCGATCATCTGCGCGCTCGCGATTCCGCTCTCGATGCTCATGGCCGCCACCGGCATGGTCCAGAACGATGTGAGCGGCAACCTGATGTCCCTCGGCGCCATCGACTTCGGACTCATCGTCGATGGCGCGGTCATCATTGTCGAGAACTGCCTTCGTCGCCTGGCCGAACGGCAGCATCACGAAGGTCGATTGCTTACGCTTCAGGAGCGCCTCCACGAGGTCATGGTGGCTGCGAAAGAGATGATTCAGCCATCGGTATACGGGCAGGCAATCATCATCACCGTCTATGTTCCGATTCTCGCTCTGACGGGAGTCGAGGGCAAGATGTTTCAGCCGATGGCGCTCACCGTCATCTTCGCCCTCGTGAGCGCCTTCATCCTGTCTCTGACCTTCGTGCCTGCGATGGTGGCCATCCTCATCTGCGGGCGAGTGCAGGAGAAGGAGATGTTTCTCATTCGATGGGCCAAGGCCGCATACGGGCCGGTTCTGGGCGCGGCGATTCGGCTTCGCTGGATCGTTGCTGTGGCGGCGGTCGTGGCGTTCGCCGCGTCAGCCATCCTCTTCACGCGTTTGGGCCAGGAGTTCGTGCCCACCCTGGATGAGAAGGACATCGCGATGCACGCGATGCGCATTCCGTCAACCTCGCTCACCCAATCACAGGCCATGCAATTCGATGTCGAGCGTGTCGTTTCACAGTTCCCCGAGGTTGCATTCGTTTTTTCCAAGACCGGTACCGCCGAGATGGCGACCGACCCGATGCCGCCGAACGTCTCCGATACCTTCATCATCTTCAAGCCTGAGGATCAATGGCGATCCGAGGCGGAGCTCGATCGCCTCATCGGCGAGCGACTGGCGGCAGGAGGCGCGGCCGATTCACACAACGCCCAAGCCGGAGAAGATGAGGGAGAGCACGAAGAGGTCCGGCTTGAGGGACATAAGGGCAAACTTCAACGACTCCTTGATCTCACCCTCCAGGCGGTTCCGGGCAACAACTACGAATTCACGCAGCCGATTCAGATGCGCTTCAATGAGTTGATCTCCGGCGTGCGCGGTGACATCGCCGTGAAGGTCTATGGCGACGATTTCGACCGGATGCGGGAGACGGCGCAGGCGATACTCGAGGCGCTTCAGTCGGTCCCGGGTGCTGCGGACGCCAAGGTCGAACAGACCGAGGGACTCCCGGTCATGACCGTTGACATCGACCGGTCGGCCATCGCCCGTTACGGATTGAGCGTGGCTGATGTGCAGGCTGTTGTCGCTGTGGCGATGGGCGGCGCCGAAGCGGGACTGGTGTTCGAGGGCGATCGTCGATTCGATCTGGTGGTGCGCTTGCCCGATGCGATCCGCGGCCGCATCGACATCCTCGAGCGCCTGCCGATCCCGCTTCCGGGCGGTCCGGAAGCGCTGCAGACCGTGCAGCTCGCCAGCGCTACGGCCGGACTGAATGGCGTGACCCAGGAGGAGATGGGCTTCATTCCGTTGGGCGATGTCGCCATGATCGAGGTGGCGGAGGGAACGAACCAGATCAGTCGCGAGAACGGCAAGCGCCGCATCGTTGTGCAGTGCAATGTCCGTGGCCGCGACTTGGGCTCGTTCGTCAGGGAGGCACAGGCCAAGGTTGCGAATGTGCCCCTTCCTTCAGGCGGTTGGCTTGATTGGGGCGGGCAGTATGAAAACCTGGTTGCGGCCAAGCAGCGGCTGAGCATCGTGGTCCCGATCTGCTTCTTCCTGATTTTCCTACTGCTGTTCTCGACCTTCAAAAGCGTGAAATACGCGCTGCTTGTCTTCAGTGCTGTGCCGCTCGGGCTGACCGGCGGCATCCTGGCCCTCTGGCTTCGAGGCATGCCATTCTCGATCTCCGCTGCGGTCGGATTCATCGCTCTCTCCGGCGTGGCAGTGCTCAATGGGCTCGTCATGGTCACGTTCATCAATCAACTCCGCGAGGAAGGCCTCGATCGTGATGCGGCCATCGTGCGAGGTTGTCTCACGCGATTGCGCCCCGTTCTCATGACTGCCCTTGTCGCGTCGCTCGGGTTCGTCCCCATGGCGCTGGCGACGAGCACGGGCGCCGAAGTTCAGAGGCCCCTGGCAACCGTGGTGATTGGCGGCCTGACTTCCAGCACGCTCCTCACACTACTTGTTCTTCCAGCCCTCTATCGAATCTTCACTGGATGGGATCCGACCGGCCATCCCTTGCCGGTGACACAGCCCTGGGAGGATCCGCACCGCGGGCCGCTCGAGGTGCAGTCGTCCCAAGGCGGTTCAGCGGGTTCGGGCGAAGTGAAACGCAGGTAG
- a CDS encoding DUF2924 domain-containing protein — MGLNVGRLLAKLENMTGTELRRRYAEVFDEESRSGNRQWLIRRIAWRMQAIEEGDLPERARQRAMEIANDADLRVHAPTRSAIVGSISPRAAGRTVTASASAGGDGLPMPGAWLTREYKGRMIRVRVLMRGFEYEGETYRSLSAIAKVVTGAHWNGNLFFGVGSPTKNRGKAVQA, encoded by the coding sequence ATGGGTTTGAACGTGGGCAGATTGCTCGCCAAACTGGAGAACATGACCGGCACAGAACTGCGCCGCCGGTACGCCGAGGTGTTCGACGAGGAATCACGCTCGGGCAACCGGCAATGGCTGATCCGCCGCATCGCATGGCGGATGCAGGCGATTGAGGAGGGCGACCTCCCCGAACGGGCGCGGCAGCGGGCGATGGAGATCGCCAACGACGCCGACCTGCGGGTCCACGCACCGACGCGCAGCGCCATTGTTGGCTCGATCTCGCCCCGAGCGGCGGGCCGCACCGTTACCGCTTCGGCATCCGCCGGGGGCGATGGTTTGCCGATGCCCGGCGCCTGGCTGACGCGCGAGTACAAAGGCCGAATGATCCGCGTGCGGGTGCTGATGCGAGGCTTTGAATACGAAGGCGAGACCTACCGCTCGCTCTCTGCGATCGCCAAGGTCGTCACGGGCGCCCACTGGAACGGCAACCTCTTCTTCGGCGTCGGCTCGCCGACGAAGAATCGCGGCAAGGCGGTGCAGGCATGA